From Haliotis asinina isolate JCU_RB_2024 chromosome 8, JCU_Hal_asi_v2, whole genome shotgun sequence, a single genomic window includes:
- the LOC137293781 gene encoding pre-mRNA-processing factor 39-like yields the protein MSANLDKSESEVAPTSEDAARQAENNQETAMVTESKTEVVAKAEKTEKESELDKYWKAVKENPNDFTGWTYLLQFVEQENNLKAAEEAYDAFFSHYPYCYGYWKKYSDMEKKFTDIDRALAVFERGVKAIPLSVELWLHYLNFYITEFGSNEDGEEKIRKLYERSITAAGTDFRSDKLWDSYISWENMRHNKKKVTQLYKRLLSIPTQLYSHHYDNFKKHVMENHPKDILSLDEFLKLRQEVVKAGTGKVEEDDAGAEVPPGEDAPPGVDAPPGEEAVGGMADEDEAKKLREWILEHQETIHRLNEDEVSKRWTYEEAIRRPYFHVKPLERAQLKNWREYLDFEIENGSHERVVVLFERCMIACALYEDFWMKYAKYLEQHNVDGVRSVYQRACTIHLLKKPYIHLSWAAFEERQGNYPEASDVLTNIEKNVPNLVMVSMRRISLERRQGNHENVENLYQSYITKAASPAIRSFYSIKFARYLRKIRGNVEKAREVLSEALEKDKKNEKLFLQLLDLEYQTQPIDEQRVLDVFSNALKSDLSADFKVKVSQRRMEFLEDFGTCIQRITDAYDEHQKLVKDHNSDRKKKHPDSIDDNHAPPEKKHKHDKYKSETNGSSATGDASSHHTSADANTYNYHWPSYSSSYAPYHSHYGAYGSYGSYYPS from the exons AAACAGCAATGGTGACAGAAAGTAAGACAGAAGTAGTCGCAAAGGCTGAGAAAACTGAAAAAGAGTCTGAGCTGGACAAGTATTGGAAGGCAGTGAAGGAGAACCCTAATGACTTCACTGGTTGGACGTACCTGCTGCAGTTTGTTGAACAAGAG AACAACTTAAAAGCAGCAGAGGAGGCTTACGATGCATTCTTCAGTCACTACCCATATTGCTATGGTTACTGGAAGAAATACAGCGATATGGAGAAGAAATTTACTGACATTGACAGAGCTTTAGCG GTGTTTGAGCGAGGAGTTAAGGCTATCCCCCTGAGTGTTGAGCTGTGGCTGCATTACCTCAACTTCTACATCACTGAGTTTGGTTCCAATGAAGATGGGGAGGAGAAGATACGAAA ACTTTATGAGAGGTCAATCACAGCAGCTGGCACTGACTTCCGCTCCGACAAACTATGGGACTCCTATATATCATGGGAAAATATGCGACACAACAAGAAGAAAGTGACACAGTTGTACAAACGATTATTGTCAATTCCCACACAGCTATACAGTCATCACTATGACAA tttcaAGAAGCATGTAATGGAGAACCACCCAAAGGATATCTTGAGTCTAGATGAGTTCTTGAAGTTGCGTCAAGAAGTTGTCAAGGCTGGCACTGGGAAGGTAGAGGAGGACGACGCTGGTGCTGAGGTCCCACCTGGGGAGGATGCACCCCCTGGGGTGGATGCACCACCAGGGGAAGAAGCTGTGGGTGGAATG GCTGACGAAGATGAAGCCAAGAAACTGCGAGAGTGGATCTTGGAACACCAAGAGACAATCCACAGGCTGAATGAGGATGAAGTCAGCAAAAGATGGACTTACGAGGAGGCT ATTCGTCGCCCATATTTCCATGTGAAACCTCTGGAAAGAGCTCAGCTGAAAAACTGGCGGGAATACTTGgactttgaaattgaaaatggaTCCCATGAACGAGTAGTTGTGCTGTTTGAGAGGTGTATGATAGCTTGTGCACTTTATGAAGACTTTTGGATGAAA TATGCCAAATACCTAGAACAGCATAATGTAGATGGGGTAAGGAGTGTGTACCAGCGTGCCTGTACAATCCACCTGCTGAAGAAGCCATACATTCACTTGTCTTGGGCTGCATTTGAGGAGAGACAAG GAAATTATCCAGAAGCAAGTGATGTCCTGACAAACATTGAGAAAAATGTGCCAAATCTTGTAATGGTGTCAATGCGACGAATCAGTCTGGAACGTCGCCAGGGCAACCATGAAAACGTCGAGAACTTGTACCAGTCATACATCACCAAAGCTGCATCACCAGCCATCAGATCTTTCTACTCAATCAAATTCGCACGCTATCTGAGGAAG ATTAGGGGTAATGTAGAGAAAGCACGAGAAGTCTTGTCAGAAGCCCTGGAAAAAGATAAG AAGAATGAGAAGTTGTTCTTACAGCTTCTTGACCTTGAGTATCAGACACAACCAATCGATGAGCAGCGCGTCCTAGACGTGTTCAGCAATGCTCTCAAGAGTGACCTGTCTGCAGATTTTAAGGTGAAGGTTTCACAGAGGAGAATGGAATTCCTTGAAGACTTTGGTACCTGTATTCAAAG AATAACTGATGCCTACGATGAACATCAAAAACTTGTGAAAGACCATAATAGTGACAGAAAGAAGAAGCACCCAGATTCCAT AGATGATAATCATGCACCTCCAGAgaagaaacataaacatgataaatacaaGTCAGAGACAAACGGCAGCAGTGCAACAGGAGATGCTTCAAGTCATCACACATCAGCAGACGCCAACACCTACAACTACCATTGGCCCAGCTATTCA AGTTCATATGCCCCCTACCACTCTCACTATGGAGCGTATGGATCATACGGGTCCTACTACCCATCGTAG
- the LOC137293782 gene encoding distal membrane-arm assembly complex protein 2-like: MACLFQRVQRALQRQKWLSTCSRRSYSKNKFYDKKEGIPNDFLVWLQKDYDWSFSGIKKMYQAAEVEMQRRSQKFLPERHEILGPDLATSHFIVKRGGAVKFADRDTWFRIENDGKYYLPNRKVEGMKLEAVDASNTNLMHIGLDNFVNLTELRYLSLSNCQYVDDWCMARLQMFKHTLEFLDISGCDQITENGLACLHHLEKLKGLKLSNLPNVNHLQLMVILLEESLPDCMVFGVDFTDTNKQQVQDGEQGTQSREATATQSNESAKT, encoded by the exons ATGGCTTGTCTTTTCCAGCGTGTTCAG AGAGCATTACAAAGACAAAAGTGGCTCTCTACTTGTAGCAGGCGGAGTTATAGCAAGAATAAATTCTATGACAAAAAGGAAGGCATCCCCAATGATTTCCTAGTGTGGCTCCAAAAGGATTATGACTGGAGTTTCAGTGGAATAAAGAAAATGTACCAGGCTGCAGAGGTGGAAATGCAGAGACGTTCTCAAAA atttttaccTGAACGTCATGAGATATTAGGCCCTGACTTGGCAACATCTCACTTCATTGTAAAGCGTGGTGGTGCAGTGAAGTTTGCAGACCGAGATACATGGTTTAGGATCGAGAATGATGGGAAATACTACCTCCCTAACAGGAAAGTGGAGGGAATGAAGCTAGAAGCAGTGGATGCCTCCAATACAAATCTCATGCACATTGGACTGGACAACTTTG TTAACCTGACTGAGCTGAGATATCTGAGCTTAAGCAACTGTCAGTATGTTGATGACTGGTGTATGGCTCGGCTACAAATGTTTAAGCACACTCTGGAGTTCCTGGACATCAGTGGATGTGATCAGATAACAGAGAATGGCCTGGCTTGTCTTCATCATTTAGA GAAGTTGAAAGGTTTGAAGCTGAGCAATCTCCCGAATGTGAACCATCTGCAGTTGATGGTTATACTTCTGGAGGAATCTCTACCAGACTGTATGGTGTTTGGTGTGGACTTTACTGACACTAACAAACAGCAGGTTCAAGATGGAGAACAGGGGACACAGTCTAGAGAAGCTACTGCCACACAGTCAAATGAATCTGCAAAGACTTGA
- the LOC137293877 gene encoding ATP synthase subunit s, mitochondrial-like isoform X1, whose product MALLLKVSKASCTSQSLKLTSVSGASVPSRCLWGWLNSVFNRVDEERLKQVGPDRACAEWMLRCGGSVKWVGLNHWEKDYNTLPASGFDKYKIEEIDGTTSAVMSLGFPHLSGLTHVKKIVLHDCRYLDDDALNYLPQLKDTLQHLQISSCGDITDRGLSPLSELVNLRKLILYDLPEVKNKSAVLERLRSSLTKCEIDYNEEVQKET is encoded by the exons ATGGCGCTGTTGCTCAAAGTCAGTAAG GCATCTTGTACAAGTCAATCACTGAAGCTTACCAGTGTCTCAGGGGCATCTGTGCCATCAAGATGTTTATGGGGATGGCTTAATTCAGTTTTCAATAG GGTTGATGAAGAACGTCTGAAGCAAGTAGGCCCTGATCGAGCATGTGCAGAGTGGATGCTAAGATGTGGTGGGAGTGTCAAGTGGGTGGGTTTGAATCACTGGGAGAAAGACTACAACACACTCCCAGCCAGTGGATTTGACAAGTACAAGATCGAGGAGATTGATGGCACAACATCTGCTGTCATGAGCCTTGGATTTCCACACCTGA GTGGTTTGACCCATGTGAAGAAAATTGTCCTCCATGACTGTCGCTATCTTGATGACGATGCCCTGAATTATCTCCCTCAACTGAAGGACACCCTTCAACATCTGCAGATCAGCTCTTGTGGTGACATTACAGACAGAGGATTATCCCCCTTGTCTGAACTTGT AAATCTCCGAAAGTTGATTCTGTATGACCTGCCTGAAGTGAAGAACAAGTCTGCAGTTTTAGAACGTCTCAGATCATCACTTACCAAATGTGAAATAGATTATAACGAAGAAGTGCAGAAGGAGACATGA
- the LOC137293877 gene encoding ATP synthase subunit s, mitochondrial-like isoform X2, with translation MALLLKASCTSQSLKLTSVSGASVPSRCLWGWLNSVFNRVDEERLKQVGPDRACAEWMLRCGGSVKWVGLNHWEKDYNTLPASGFDKYKIEEIDGTTSAVMSLGFPHLSGLTHVKKIVLHDCRYLDDDALNYLPQLKDTLQHLQISSCGDITDRGLSPLSELVNLRKLILYDLPEVKNKSAVLERLRSSLTKCEIDYNEEVQKET, from the exons ATGGCGCTGTTGCTCAAA GCATCTTGTACAAGTCAATCACTGAAGCTTACCAGTGTCTCAGGGGCATCTGTGCCATCAAGATGTTTATGGGGATGGCTTAATTCAGTTTTCAATAG GGTTGATGAAGAACGTCTGAAGCAAGTAGGCCCTGATCGAGCATGTGCAGAGTGGATGCTAAGATGTGGTGGGAGTGTCAAGTGGGTGGGTTTGAATCACTGGGAGAAAGACTACAACACACTCCCAGCCAGTGGATTTGACAAGTACAAGATCGAGGAGATTGATGGCACAACATCTGCTGTCATGAGCCTTGGATTTCCACACCTGA GTGGTTTGACCCATGTGAAGAAAATTGTCCTCCATGACTGTCGCTATCTTGATGACGATGCCCTGAATTATCTCCCTCAACTGAAGGACACCCTTCAACATCTGCAGATCAGCTCTTGTGGTGACATTACAGACAGAGGATTATCCCCCTTGTCTGAACTTGT AAATCTCCGAAAGTTGATTCTGTATGACCTGCCTGAAGTGAAGAACAAGTCTGCAGTTTTAGAACGTCTCAGATCATCACTTACCAAATGTGAAATAGATTATAACGAAGAAGTGCAGAAGGAGACATGA